A genomic region of Lysinibacillus sp. 2017 contains the following coding sequences:
- a CDS encoding IS3 family transposase, which yields MPRKAQATIAFELKEEGFRLIDVLKQVAIPEATYHYHIKQLKNENPDEAWKALILETFEKHEGRYGYRRIHAELKAQGYMVNHKKVQRLMQELNLKCEKFVRKSRYKSYKGTVGKVAKNRMNRRFSTPHALQKVVTDVTEFKCTNDEKLYLSPLMDLYNGEIIGFSISKRPTLEFVMASLKQALPVLQDGANYRITIHSDQGWHYQHKAWVRTLKQNKIFQSMSRKATCADNAAMENFFGLLKQEMYYGEELTSYEALKKKVEDYIDYYNNERIKQKLGGMSPVKYRTHVNQLAA from the coding sequence ATTCCTCGAAAAGCACAAGCAACCATTGCCTTCGAGCTTAAAGAAGAAGGATTCCGATTAATCGATGTCTTAAAACAAGTAGCGATTCCAGAAGCAACGTACCATTATCACATCAAGCAACTCAAAAACGAGAACCCGGATGAAGCTTGGAAAGCCTTGATTTTAGAGACGTTTGAGAAACATGAAGGGCGATATGGTTACCGTCGGATTCATGCGGAATTAAAAGCACAAGGGTACATGGTTAATCACAAGAAAGTACAGCGCCTCATGCAGGAATTGAACTTGAAATGTGAGAAATTTGTACGCAAGTCACGCTATAAATCGTATAAAGGGACTGTTGGAAAAGTGGCTAAAAACCGTATGAATCGTCGCTTCAGTACACCACATGCCTTACAGAAAGTCGTAACGGACGTAACAGAGTTCAAGTGTACAAATGACGAAAAACTGTATTTAAGTCCGCTTATGGACTTATATAATGGAGAGATAATTGGATTTAGTATCTCAAAACGGCCGACACTAGAGTTCGTCATGGCATCACTGAAACAAGCGCTCCCAGTCCTACAGGATGGCGCAAACTATCGAATAACAATTCACTCTGATCAGGGCTGGCACTATCAACATAAGGCATGGGTACGCACGTTAAAGCAGAACAAGATTTTCCAAAGCATGTCTCGCAAAGCAACTTGTGCAGATAATGCGGCCATGGAAAACTTCTTTGGCTTATTGAAACAAGAAATGTATTACGGTGAGGAATTAACCTCTTATGAAGCGTTAAAGAAGAAAGTCGAAGACTATATCGATTACTATAATAACGAACGAATTAAACAGAAACTGGGTGGCATGAGCCCAGTAAAATACCGAACTCATGTCAACCAATTAGCTGCATAA
- the nfsA gene encoding oxygen-insensitive NADPH nitroreductase yields the protein METRELLRSHSSVRKYTGEQISKETVIDLIETAQMAASSHFVQAYSVIWITDEEKKAKLGELSKNDFQFKTAGASFLFCVDFKRLQVAGQKNGVDIIADSAENLLVGVADVALFAQNFVIAAEAQGYGICYIGGARNNPAEISELFNLPEYVFPLFAITIGTPTKRNETKPRLPVAAVLHENGYNVAQYDTLLDEYDATMESYYTSRSSNQKTATWTKQMADFLVEQKRPFIKEFLASKGFTWK from the coding sequence ATGGAAACTAGAGAATTATTACGCAGTCACTCATCTGTCCGTAAATATACAGGTGAACAAATTTCAAAAGAAACGGTCATCGATTTAATCGAAACAGCACAAATGGCAGCAAGTTCACATTTCGTACAAGCATACAGCGTGATTTGGATAACAGATGAAGAGAAGAAAGCGAAGTTAGGTGAGCTATCAAAAAATGACTTCCAATTCAAAACAGCGGGCGCGTCCTTCTTATTTTGCGTAGATTTCAAACGCCTACAAGTGGCGGGGCAAAAAAATGGTGTTGATATCATCGCTGACTCGGCTGAAAATTTATTAGTAGGTGTTGCGGACGTAGCACTATTCGCACAAAACTTTGTCATTGCTGCTGAGGCACAAGGTTATGGCATTTGCTATATCGGCGGTGCACGTAATAACCCAGCGGAAATTAGTGAATTATTCAACTTACCAGAATACGTTTTCCCTCTATTTGCAATAACAATTGGTACACCAACAAAACGCAATGAAACAAAACCTCGTCTTCCTGTAGCGGCTGTGTTACACGAAAACGGCTACAATGTAGCACAGTATGACACATTATTAGATGAATATGATGCAACGATGGAAAGCTATTATACAAGTCGTTCATCGAATCAAAAAACAGCGACTTGGACGAAGCAAATGGCAGACTTCTTAGTTGAACAGAAGCGTCCGTTTATTAAAGAATTCTTGGCGAGTAAGGGATTTACTTGGAAGTAG
- a CDS encoding DASS family sodium-coupled anion symporter — translation MATEKTSKRNLKPLWIILAFVALITIILLPNNGDLPVVGQRALAILAFAVILWVTEAVTYPVSSAMILAAIAVLLGLAPSMEDPSVQMGTSNALKLALGGFSNSAVALVGMALFLAAAMQITNLHKRIALWVLSLVGTKTKALVFGAILVAIVLAFVVPSATARAGAVVPILLGIVAAFGLSKESKLAALLVITATQAVSIWNVGIKTAAAQNLVALGFINTEFGVDISWGEWFMYAAPFSVIMSIVLFFVMTKLIKPETDNISSGKDIIRKQLAELGPLKRKEITLIITSLVLLFFWATEGKLHPFDTTTITILAIAFLLTPKVGVYTWKEASSRIDWGTLIVFAVGISLGSTLLSTKGAAWLSDTIFGSLGLDSMPILATIALVTVFNIVIHLGFASATSLASALIPVFIALAMSLPMPVENQIGFVIIQQFVICFGFLLPVSAPQNMLAYGTGSFTTKDFLKSGIPLTIFGYILILIFSATYWQWIGLL, via the coding sequence ATGGCAACAGAAAAAACGTCAAAACGTAATTTAAAGCCACTTTGGATTATTTTAGCCTTTGTCGCATTGATTACAATCATACTTTTACCGAATAACGGAGACCTTCCCGTTGTTGGTCAACGCGCATTAGCGATTTTAGCATTTGCTGTTATTTTATGGGTAACAGAAGCAGTAACCTATCCTGTCAGCTCAGCAATGATTTTAGCGGCAATTGCCGTACTTTTAGGGTTAGCACCAAGTATGGAAGATCCTTCTGTACAAATGGGGACAAGCAATGCATTAAAATTAGCATTAGGTGGATTTAGTAACTCTGCCGTTGCATTAGTAGGTATGGCGTTATTTTTAGCAGCTGCTATGCAAATTACAAACTTACATAAGCGTATTGCCTTATGGGTTTTATCATTAGTTGGTACAAAAACAAAAGCACTTGTATTTGGTGCAATTTTAGTAGCCATCGTGTTAGCATTCGTTGTACCAAGTGCGACTGCTCGTGCTGGTGCCGTTGTGCCAATTCTTTTAGGAATTGTTGCAGCGTTTGGTTTATCAAAGGAAAGTAAGCTTGCTGCATTATTAGTAATTACAGCAACACAAGCCGTTTCCATTTGGAACGTTGGTATTAAAACGGCTGCTGCACAAAACTTAGTAGCGCTAGGCTTCATTAATACAGAATTTGGTGTAGATATTTCTTGGGGCGAGTGGTTCATGTATGCAGCGCCATTCTCAGTAATTATGTCGATTGTCTTATTCTTCGTCATGACTAAATTAATCAAACCCGAAACAGACAATATTTCAAGTGGTAAAGATATCATCCGCAAACAATTAGCGGAACTTGGGCCACTAAAACGTAAGGAAATCACATTAATCATTACATCACTTGTATTATTATTCTTTTGGGCAACAGAAGGAAAATTACATCCATTTGATACAACAACAATCACGATTTTAGCAATTGCTTTCTTATTAACACCTAAAGTTGGTGTATATACTTGGAAAGAAGCTTCTAGCCGTATCGACTGGGGTACACTAATCGTATTCGCAGTAGGTATTTCATTAGGTTCAACACTTTTAAGTACAAAAGGTGCTGCTTGGTTATCGGATACAATCTTCGGTTCACTTGGTCTAGATTCTATGCCAATTTTAGCAACGATCGCATTAGTAACGGTATTCAACATCGTGATTCACCTTGGTTTCGCATCTGCAACAAGTCTTGCATCTGCGTTAATCCCAGTATTTATCGCACTTGCTATGAGCTTACCAATGCCTGTTGAAAACCAAATCGGATTCGTTATTATTCAACAATTCGTTATCTGCTTCGGTTTCTTATTACCAGTAAGTGCACCACAAAATATGTTAGCTTACGGTACAGGTTCATTTACAACAAAAGATTTCTTAAAGTCAGGTATCCCACTAACAATTTTCGGATATATTTTAATCCTTATCTTCAGTGCAACATACTGGCAATGGATCGGATTATTATAA
- a CDS encoding O-acetylhomoserine aminocarboxypropyltransferase/cysteine synthase family protein → MTNLRPETVLLHGGQKADPVTGAIAVPIYRTTAYAFEDTAHAQRLFALEETGNIYSRIMNPTVAVFEERVAQLEGGTAAVGLSSGAAAVAFSILNLAGAGDEIVAAGSLYGGTYNLFATTLPRYGITVKFVDESDPENFRKAITDKTKAVYAEIIGNPSLTVLDIEAVADIAHENDLPLLIDSTFASPFGSNPIEFGADVVIHSATKWIGGHGTTIGGIVVDAGKFDWTKGKHPGFIEPDASYHGIRYGIDAAGAAFATKLRVQLLRDFGPTLSADAAFNFLQGLETLHLRITRHNENAQKVAEYLKNHPSVEYVNYNGFEEFATHDLAKKYLKNGFGSIITFGIRGGREAGREVIDNVELFSHVANVGDARSLIIHPASTTHQQLSVEELKIAGVSEELIRLSIGLEAVEDIIADLEQALAKVATQIEVETNA, encoded by the coding sequence ATGACAAATTTACGACCAGAAACAGTATTACTGCACGGGGGACAAAAGGCTGATCCCGTAACGGGTGCGATAGCCGTACCAATTTATCGTACGACGGCTTATGCTTTTGAAGACACTGCTCATGCGCAACGTCTATTTGCTTTAGAAGAAACAGGTAATATTTATTCGCGTATTATGAATCCTACAGTAGCGGTATTTGAAGAGCGTGTTGCGCAATTAGAAGGTGGGACAGCAGCGGTTGGACTTTCATCTGGTGCAGCAGCAGTCGCATTTTCGATTTTAAATTTAGCGGGTGCTGGTGATGAAATTGTTGCGGCAGGTTCACTTTATGGAGGCACGTACAATTTATTTGCGACTACGTTACCACGTTACGGCATCACAGTGAAATTTGTTGATGAGTCAGATCCAGAAAACTTCAGAAAAGCGATTACCGATAAAACGAAGGCGGTATACGCAGAAATTATCGGCAACCCAAGTTTGACAGTATTAGATATTGAAGCTGTAGCGGATATCGCACATGAAAACGATCTCCCATTATTGATTGATAGCACATTTGCTTCACCTTTTGGCAGTAACCCCATTGAATTTGGTGCAGACGTTGTCATTCATTCCGCAACCAAGTGGATTGGTGGGCATGGTACGACAATCGGCGGAATCGTTGTCGATGCAGGGAAGTTCGATTGGACGAAAGGAAAACACCCAGGTTTTATAGAGCCGGACGCTTCTTATCATGGTATTCGTTACGGAATTGATGCTGCAGGGGCTGCATTTGCCACAAAATTACGCGTTCAATTATTACGTGATTTCGGTCCAACTTTATCAGCGGACGCAGCATTTAACTTTTTACAAGGATTAGAAACGCTTCATTTGCGTATTACTCGTCATAATGAAAATGCACAAAAAGTAGCGGAATATTTAAAAAACCACCCATCTGTGGAATATGTAAACTACAACGGCTTTGAAGAATTTGCAACGCATGATTTAGCTAAGAAGTATTTAAAAAATGGCTTCGGCTCAATTATTACATTCGGTATTAGAGGTGGACGTGAAGCAGGGCGAGAGGTGATTGATAACGTAGAATTATTCTCGCACGTAGCCAACGTAGGGGATGCTCGGTCATTAATCATTCACCCAGCATCAACAACGCATCAACAACTGTCAGTAGAAGAATTAAAAATAGCAGGCGTTTCGGAAGAGCTCATTCGCTTATCGATTGGCCTAGAGGCTGTTGAAGATATTATTGCTGATTTAGAGCAAGCATTAGCAAAAGTAGCTACTCAAATAGAAGTAGAAACGAACGCTTAA
- the gltS gene encoding sodium/glutamate symporter produces the protein MFMALNQITTLSIAIALFLLGSFLVKRIGFLSKFCIPAPVVGGLLFALLATLLKTTGTLEIALDTSLQSLFMITFFTTIGLGASFKLVKLGGKLLVIYWIACGFLALMQNVIGVSLAQLMNIHPLLGVMAGAVSMEGGHGAAAAYGETIESLGVSSALSVGMAAATCGLVAGGLIGGPVIQYLIRKYNLKPSSDETEEYVEKAQKPISEKSFMAQVFLITFCMAAGTYVGEWFTSITGFVLPGYVGAMFVAVIVRNIIDRTKPELINMKEINLIGDISLSIFLSMALMNIKLWEIADLALPLFVIILAQVIFIVLFAVFVLFRLLGKDFDAAIMVAGFLGHGLGATPNAMANMAAVVSKFGPSRKAFLIVPIVGAFLIDVFGVPIIITTINLFK, from the coding sequence ATTTTTATGGCTTTAAATCAAATTACAACATTAAGTATTGCAATCGCATTATTTTTACTTGGTTCATTTTTAGTGAAGCGGATCGGTTTTTTAAGTAAATTTTGTATTCCAGCACCTGTCGTTGGGGGCTTGCTATTCGCGTTACTCGCAACACTTCTTAAAACCACAGGCACACTTGAAATTGCGCTTGATACATCTCTACAATCTTTGTTTATGATTACATTCTTTACAACCATTGGACTTGGTGCAAGTTTTAAACTGGTGAAGCTCGGTGGGAAGTTGCTAGTCATTTACTGGATCGCTTGTGGATTTTTAGCTTTAATGCAAAACGTCATCGGTGTTTCATTGGCCCAGTTAATGAATATTCATCCATTACTTGGTGTAATGGCCGGTGCGGTATCAATGGAAGGTGGTCACGGAGCCGCTGCTGCTTACGGGGAAACAATTGAATCATTAGGCGTTTCTTCTGCTTTATCGGTCGGCATGGCTGCAGCAACATGCGGACTTGTCGCAGGTGGTCTTATCGGAGGCCCAGTTATCCAATACTTAATTCGTAAATATAATTTAAAGCCTTCTTCTGATGAAACGGAAGAATATGTAGAGAAGGCACAAAAGCCAATTTCAGAAAAATCATTTATGGCACAAGTTTTCTTAATTACTTTCTGTATGGCAGCAGGTACATATGTAGGGGAATGGTTTACTAGTATAACAGGATTTGTCCTACCAGGTTATGTGGGTGCTATGTTTGTAGCGGTAATTGTTCGTAATATCATTGACCGTACAAAACCAGAGTTAATTAATATGAAGGAAATTAACTTAATTGGTGATATTTCATTAAGCATTTTCTTATCTATGGCTTTAATGAACATTAAATTATGGGAAATTGCAGATTTAGCACTACCTTTATTCGTGATTATTTTAGCGCAAGTAATTTTCATCGTGTTATTCGCTGTATTCGTGCTATTCCGCCTACTTGGCAAGGACTTCGATGCTGCGATTATGGTAGCCGGTTTCCTAGGACACGGTCTTGGTGCAACACCAAACGCCATGGCAAATATGGCAGCCGTTGTATCAAAATTTGGTCCTTCACGTAAAGCGTTTTTAATCGTTCCAATCGTTGGTGCCTTCTTAATCGACGTCTTCGGTGTACCGATTATTATTACGACAATTAATTTATTCAAATAA
- the hutG gene encoding formimidoylglutamase: MYKETSASVWQGRIDSKEELAYFRYHQIIECATEPVQCDIGLIGFMCDEGVRRNNGRIGAKDAPLALRQQLASVPWKPTHKNSVIDFGDVICEDQQLEQAQQELGDKVALILTTGKAIILGGGHETLYGQYLGVRQAVGPDASIGLLNIDAHFDIRSYDDQPSSGTMFRQILDADKQAHYFVCGIQEYGNTTALFNTADNYHVTYFLDEQLEEDSFSTSLQNFMDTHDVLLVTLCMDVLNAAEAPGVSAPSPFGLSAKKVRQILRTMMAHPKTTSFSICEVNPTLDLNNQTAKLGAYYINEAIINSIV; encoded by the coding sequence ATGTATAAAGAAACAAGTGCTTCTGTTTGGCAAGGGCGCATCGATAGCAAAGAGGAGCTCGCGTATTTTCGCTATCATCAAATAATCGAATGTGCGACTGAACCGGTACAATGTGATATTGGTTTAATCGGCTTTATGTGTGATGAGGGCGTTCGACGTAATAATGGCCGCATTGGTGCAAAAGACGCGCCACTTGCATTACGCCAACAATTAGCCTCTGTTCCTTGGAAGCCTACTCATAAAAATTCGGTCATCGATTTTGGGGATGTCATTTGTGAAGACCAGCAACTTGAACAAGCACAGCAAGAGCTCGGAGATAAAGTAGCTCTTATTTTAACAACAGGGAAGGCCATTATTTTAGGTGGCGGTCATGAAACGCTGTATGGACAATATCTAGGTGTTCGACAAGCAGTCGGACCAGATGCTTCTATCGGCTTACTAAATATCGATGCTCATTTTGATATTCGTTCCTATGATGACCAACCTTCATCAGGAACCATGTTCAGGCAAATTTTAGATGCGGATAAACAGGCTCATTATTTTGTTTGTGGTATTCAAGAATATGGTAATACAACCGCATTATTTAATACAGCAGACAACTATCATGTCACGTACTTTTTAGACGAGCAATTAGAGGAAGATTCATTTTCAACAAGCTTGCAAAACTTTATGGACACGCATGACGTGCTGCTCGTTACACTTTGCATGGATGTATTAAATGCAGCAGAGGCACCAGGTGTTAGCGCACCGTCTCCGTTTGGCTTATCGGCAAAAAAGGTACGACAAATTTTACGTACGATGATGGCGCATCCAAAAACGACAAGCTTCAGCATTTGTGAGGTTAATCCAACACTCGACCTTAACAATCAAACAGCTAAGCTCGGTGCCTACTATATTAATGAAGCAATTATAAACAGCATCGTTTAA
- a CDS encoding LysR family transcriptional regulator — protein sequence MYYFITVVKHQSFSQAAKVLHISQPSLSNAIKTLEQEMNAPLIERTTRKLQLTDLGQQFYEQATKLLTQFDRMEKEIKELARGENLDIRLGMIESANYWFAQIMLDYQKHYPNNQLTLIDTLYNQTVRQALLSLNVHAVITNQHIVDKEIKSELLYNEPYVVLMRKDHPFVERQTITLADFIDDALIIGMPEFQTSAQILKAFQEEGVIPHIQYKIERFEMIKVLVEEGLGITILPKHYVAQHLSEGLVTRSIQSEYLNRDVYLCTMKDRTFPKSVLKLFELIKAAHTEKA from the coding sequence ATGTACTATTTCATTACAGTTGTCAAACATCAAAGCTTTTCACAGGCGGCAAAAGTATTGCATATTTCACAACCTTCACTTAGTAATGCGATAAAAACGCTGGAGCAGGAAATGAATGCACCACTTATTGAACGGACAACGAGGAAACTTCAGCTAACAGATCTTGGGCAACAATTTTATGAGCAGGCGACGAAACTGTTAACGCAATTTGACCGAATGGAAAAGGAAATAAAGGAGCTAGCGCGCGGCGAAAATTTAGATATTCGACTCGGTATGATTGAATCAGCGAATTATTGGTTTGCACAAATCATGCTCGACTATCAAAAACATTATCCAAATAATCAACTTACACTAATTGATACACTTTATAATCAAACGGTTCGTCAGGCATTACTTAGTTTAAATGTCCATGCTGTTATTACGAATCAGCATATTGTAGACAAGGAAATTAAGAGTGAGCTTTTATATAATGAGCCGTATGTGGTGCTAATGCGAAAGGACCATCCTTTTGTGGAACGACAAACGATTACATTAGCAGATTTTATTGATGATGCATTAATTATTGGTATGCCTGAATTTCAAACGAGTGCACAAATACTAAAGGCCTTTCAAGAAGAGGGCGTTATTCCACATATTCAATATAAAATTGAACGCTTTGAAATGATTAAAGTGTTAGTTGAAGAAGGGCTCGGGATAACGATTTTGCCTAAGCACTATGTAGCACAGCATTTATCTGAGGGGCTTGTCACTCGCTCGATTCAAAGCGAATATTTAAATCGCGATGTTTATTTATGTACGATGAAGGATCGTACATTCCCGAAAAGTGTATTGAAATTGTTTGAGCTGATTAAGGCAGCACATACAGAAAAAGCATGA
- a CDS encoding sugar diacid recognition domain-containing protein, with amino-acid sequence MLENVAQKIADATSDVISHNVLITDKHGIVLGSSDLSRIGTLHQASLGIIFSRKEKTHNENVSKTMVGVKPGITLPINLSGELIGTIGITGNPGEVKRFGMLAKKYAELFLREELLNKKEFLKEKILQNLVQEIASYNSNFSHNEILLLTRGKELGLDLNISRVVLVIDLFQFNSFISDVLKNNLLKDSPEMYIQSIKLQIEEKIREVFYRNQDFSVSLESDKYIVFCVVSKTDGEVEIYEEVYAKCIQFLENIKEIGIEASVGIGRVGSDLKSLHNAYYTAWEALRIGKKLNKTPKIYYINHYIIEELFSYVHQEFSENYINHTLKELKQLSNFDEMFQTIIVWCETNFSVVKAAKQLNIHRNTLLYRLEKLSELTGKDLKDFKSAVSLYIAIKLHILNS; translated from the coding sequence ATGTTAGAAAATGTGGCACAAAAAATTGCTGATGCAACTAGTGATGTCATTAGTCATAATGTATTAATAACTGATAAGCACGGTATTGTGCTCGGTTCAAGTGATTTGTCCAGAATAGGAACATTACATCAAGCATCTTTAGGAATCATTTTTAGTCGTAAAGAAAAAACACATAATGAGAATGTATCCAAAACAATGGTTGGTGTTAAACCTGGCATTACGTTACCTATTAATTTATCAGGAGAGTTAATTGGGACAATCGGCATTACAGGAAATCCAGGAGAAGTTAAACGATTCGGTATGTTGGCAAAAAAATATGCTGAACTATTTTTAAGAGAAGAATTACTTAATAAGAAAGAGTTTCTAAAAGAAAAGATATTACAAAACTTAGTTCAAGAAATCGCGTCATATAATTCTAACTTTTCTCACAATGAAATATTATTATTGACCCGTGGAAAAGAATTAGGGCTTGATTTGAATATTTCTAGAGTTGTATTAGTAATTGATTTATTCCAATTTAACTCATTCATAAGTGATGTATTAAAAAATAATTTATTAAAAGACTCTCCAGAGATGTATATACAATCTATAAAGCTGCAAATAGAGGAAAAAATCCGAGAAGTTTTTTATAGAAATCAAGATTTTTCTGTTTCCTTAGAGTCAGATAAATATATTGTATTTTGCGTTGTTTCTAAAACAGATGGTGAGGTTGAGATTTATGAAGAGGTTTATGCAAAATGCATACAATTTTTAGAGAATATAAAGGAAATTGGAATTGAGGCGTCTGTTGGGATAGGCAGAGTAGGAAGTGATTTGAAGTCTTTACATAATGCGTATTATACGGCGTGGGAAGCATTAAGAATAGGTAAAAAGTTAAATAAGACCCCTAAAATATACTATATTAATCACTATATTATCGAAGAATTATTTTCGTATGTACACCAGGAATTTTCGGAAAACTATATCAATCATACTCTTAAAGAATTAAAGCAATTATCTAATTTTGATGAAATGTTTCAGACTATTATTGTTTGGTGTGAAACGAATTTTAGCGTAGTTAAAGCTGCAAAACAACTAAACATACACCGTAACACACTCTTATACAGACTTGAGAAACTAAGTGAATTAACAGGCAAGGATTTAAAGGATTTTAAATCTGCAGTATCACTTTATATAGCTATAAAGCTACATATACTAAATTCATAA
- a CDS encoding sodium:solute symporter, whose translation MGVIDWILIVLYFVFIAVIGYQTTKKVKTVKDYNVAGEKISWTILFASLAASILGGGASTGMAGNVYKEGYVFMFAFFAYGIASILIGIFIAPKLKKYKNAQTVGDIMQVHYGNKAKLITGILSVGLCTGILGGQALAIGTMLNVILEIPPLVGILIGMGSVILYTSFGGVMAVIQTDVLQFVLLGVILPLTLIIGINAVGGAEVLIANVPDLHFTFLGEWGIATFIGLFITFLLGEALIPPYTQRVFTSKDPESASKGYIISGFFSFGFYFVTATLGLIAFVLYPDIRTDTALPAIVKQLLPVGITGLAVAALLAVIMSTASSFLNSTTVSFMRDVFPFINKKTITDKQELFIGRVLTAVIGVIAVIFALNVPSIISALEYSYYLWAPTIVFPLVIGILLKIKNPTAGIVSIIVGAITTIIWTFVLNEPFSMSGVAPGFVANIIAFCITHNITKQSGLEKVNYSDHEELVKNDVI comes from the coding sequence ATGGGGGTAATTGACTGGATTCTTATTGTGCTTTATTTCGTGTTTATTGCTGTAATTGGGTACCAAACGACCAAAAAGGTTAAAACGGTAAAGGACTATAACGTTGCAGGGGAAAAAATATCTTGGACAATTTTGTTCGCAAGTTTAGCAGCTTCAATTTTGGGTGGCGGAGCTTCTACAGGGATGGCCGGAAACGTTTATAAAGAGGGCTACGTATTTATGTTTGCTTTCTTTGCATACGGTATAGCGAGTATTTTAATTGGGATTTTTATAGCTCCAAAACTAAAAAAATATAAAAATGCTCAAACAGTCGGCGATATTATGCAAGTTCATTATGGAAATAAAGCAAAATTGATTACAGGAATATTATCTGTTGGACTTTGTACAGGAATTTTAGGCGGGCAGGCTTTAGCAATCGGTACTATGTTAAACGTTATTTTAGAGATTCCGCCTTTAGTGGGGATTCTTATAGGAATGGGTTCAGTTATATTATATACATCATTTGGGGGCGTAATGGCTGTAATACAAACGGATGTTTTACAGTTTGTATTATTAGGTGTCATTCTTCCTTTAACATTAATAATTGGTATTAATGCAGTAGGTGGAGCAGAAGTTTTAATAGCAAATGTACCTGATCTGCATTTCACATTTTTAGGAGAATGGGGAATTGCTACTTTTATTGGTTTATTCATCACATTTTTATTAGGGGAAGCTTTAATACCACCCTACACTCAACGTGTATTTACTTCCAAAGATCCAGAAAGTGCAAGTAAAGGGTATATTATTTCTGGTTTCTTCTCATTTGGGTTCTACTTTGTAACGGCAACATTAGGTTTAATTGCGTTTGTATTATATCCAGATATTCGGACAGATACGGCACTCCCTGCAATCGTTAAACAATTACTCCCAGTTGGTATCACAGGTTTAGCTGTAGCAGCTTTATTAGCAGTAATTATGTCGACGGCAAGCTCCTTTTTAAATTCAACAACAGTATCATTTATGCGTGATGTTTTTCCATTTATTAATAAAAAAACTATCACGGATAAACAAGAACTCTTTATTGGGCGTGTTTTAACAGCAGTCATTGGTGTAATTGCAGTTATTTTTGCATTGAACGTACCAAGTATTATTTCGGCCTTAGAATATTCGTATTATTTATGGGCCCCAACTATAGTATTCCCGTTAGTAATAGGGATTCTATTAAAGATAAAAAATCCAACCGCAGGAATTGTTTCAATTATTGTTGGAGCAATTACAACAATTATATGGACATTTGTTTTAAATGAGCCATTTAGTATGTCAGGAGTAGCACCAGGGTTTGTAGCTAATATTATTGCGTTCTGCATAACACACAATATTACTAAACAGTCTGGGCTCGAAAAAGTTAATTATTCCGATCATGAGGAGCTGGTAAAAAATGATGTTATTTAA